The following DNA comes from Brassica oleracea var. oleracea cultivar TO1000 chromosome C5, BOL, whole genome shotgun sequence.
AAGATATTCCAAAATTGTTTCCTATATTGCTCTCGTTCTGGAAAGCGTGTAGGCCAGTTGCTGGATCGAAGAGAGTGAACTGATTCATTGATCCAGCAGCAGCCATTAGGTTGTTTTCAAAGCTGTTATTGTTGTTGTCATGAATGTTTCCGGTTTGTCCATTTCCGACATGAAGAAACCCTAGATCGTTCATTAAACTCGGACCAATCTGGTGAGCTTGGCAATAATTGCCATTTGTTGCAGCTAAATTTAAACCGATACCTCCGAGTTGAGTGAGATTGTGAAGAGTTGGTAAAAACGGGAACTGATGGTTTGTCCTCAGCTGTCCTGAGTTAGAACTTGGAGCGTTGACCGTGGAAGAAGACTGTTTGGACGAAGAAGAAGAAGATTTTGAATTACCATTTTTGCCCTTTTTGCTATTCCTCCGGCTGCCTCCGCCCACGGGGACGTTCCTCTGAGCGCCGCCATATGTCCAGTAACGACGGCAAGCCTTGCAGAAGTAGCGAGGCTGAGTGAGGTTGTAGTTATTGTAGTAACAGAACTTGGTGATGAGGGAGTCGCATCGAGGACACTTTCGGGCTCCCACAGGCGGAGGAGCTTTGGCCTGCCTCGCTGTCTCAGCCATGGATCCACCAAGCCTCGCTGGAAGACCACTGGAGGCAGCGGCATGGTGGTGGTTAGGGTTAGGGTTTGGTGGGTAAGGTTGAAGTTGGTGAGAAAGTAGTCCGTGGCCACTCACTAAACTTCCATTTTCGTGAAGCTGATGCTGTTGATGATTCGAGTTCGTAGGCTGAAAAAAATTTCAAAGAAATCTAAATAAATGAAAGACGAAGTCAAGAACCAAGAAAGCCCAAATTTAATACTGGTATAATCTGTACTTATAAAGCAAGAAATACCATATATATATATATATATATATAGATGTTGGGATTTTAAAGAAAGCTGGTTATAGAAAAGAAGAAGAGAATATGAACATCTTTTATAAATGAATCAAAATTATTACTAAAACGAATCAAAACATCAATGAAGAATTTAAGAGAGAAATTGCAAAAAAAAAAAAAAAGAAAGAGAGAGAGAGACAAAGAACATTTAGTAATGGAAGATCAAAGAAGTGAAACCTGTGACCAATCGGATGAGAAAACCATTGTTCTTCTATACCCTTTAGTATATATTTCTTCTTCCTTCTTTAATAAAGTTTGATGGATCTTTACAGGAAAGAACTACAAGCAGAATTTTGGTGGGGGAATAAAAAAAAATAAAAGGGCAAAACGAAAGAGAGGAAGCAAGACGACCAAAGAGAAATGCGAAGAGAGCATAAAATCAAAAAAAAAAGGAAAGTGAGAAGAGAGAAGGAGAACAAAGACAGATTAAAGGAAAGAAGATGCTTTTTTAACGAGAAAAAGAAAAGGAATCGATTCTTTTTATGATTTCTATACATTTGTATAAGAGCATCTCCAAAATCCCCCTTATTTTAAGGTTTTACAAAACATGTTTCTCTCCAAAAGAAAAATCTTATATTAAACCTTAAAACTTTTATATTTTACATAATAATTCTTATGTTTAACAAAACTTAACTAAAAGCATAAATCTTATATAATAACTATAAAGTATTATAAACAAAACTATAAAGTATTATAAACAAAACTATAAATATTATATTAAAATATTCCATGTAAAAACATACAAACTAATTCACTAAATTTAAATAAGTTACATAATTATTCAGTATAATGACTTCCATAATGTTCACATATATGATCAATTAAGGCATTTTGAAATGATAAATGAACTTTTTTATTTTGTATCTTGTATTCAATTTTTTGTATTTTGTATTTGTTTGATGTAATACTTATTCGTACTGTTAATAAAATATTTTGTATTAAATTTAAATAAGTTACATAATTATTCGTACTGTTAATAAAATATTTTGTATTAAAAATAACTAAAATGATTAAACAAAAAAATTAATAATGCTATTTGAAAGTTACAAAAATAAAAAGACTAGAAAATAAAGAATTTTAAATATAAGGTTTTGTACAGTGAAACCTTATATTTGAGGTTTCACTATACAAAACCTTAAAATTTAAGGTTTTAAAGTTGTTTTTGAATATACAAAATCTTATATTTGAAGTTATAAGGGTTTTTTTTGGAGATGCCGTAACTCCCGCTCTCATCTTCTCATGTGTATACGCTCTCATGTGTATACGCGTCCATAGTTCATCCATGTGTAATTTTTATTTGTGATTCCCTTTTTTAGGGTTTGAGTGGGTACATTTCTTCGCCTATAAGATTAGGTTCTTCTCCCCGACCTCTATTGAATAAATATATATACAGAGGAAGAAATATTTGAAACTACATCATATATAGTTGTATAGAAAGATTATCAGACTATTTTATCGTGGTGGAGAGAAATATAGTTTAATCGAATATAACCGTATTTGTAATTATAGCAAAGTTATATATAAAAAGTATATACTCAATTATATGCATGAAAGAAAAAGCATGTTCTTGTTCCCATCAAATAGTTACACGAGGTAGCTAAAGAGAAATATAGTTATATGTATATATGTTCTTCCTTCTACATGTACAATCTTTACCCGAGAGAACTAGGGGAGGGCAATAAAACCAACACAAAAACTGCAAGAAATGGAATGGACGAACGTCGGTGGAAGAGGTAAAAAAGGTCGTCGTGGCCGAGGTTACAACTAGTTTATACATTTCTGTTTCTTTTCTCTTAAGATTCGTTTGTGGATCTTCATCTAGGGTTCTTTAACTCTATGCTTGTCGAAAACTTTTAAAAACTTATGAGCTAAAACTCATACTTGTATTCTTTTCCGTATTTTAATTGAAAGCCTGTTACAAAAAAAAAAAACTAGGAGAGTGCTGAGCGGTGATCACAAGGCAAGTTATGTTTAAGAATATGGGCAAACTAAACTGGTTGTGGTGTAATTAACGTCCTAGAGCATTTTTAAATGATTTGTTACAACTTGACGATTAATTAAAAGTGAAAAGTGTATTTTTTTTTTCGAAACACAAACTTTCATTAATATATTAAGCCTCAGAGTCAATTAGAGGGGTTACAAGGCAGGCAGAATACATAGTCTGTTTTGTTAAAGCATCAGCCACTTTGTTTTGTGCTCTAGGCAACCATTCAAAAGAGACAGAATCAAAAGACGAAGCTAAAACCAGTGTGTCTGAGACAATTCCATAGATCTCAGGGTTAAGGTCCTTTGAGGATAGTGTTTTTATCAGTTGTTGAGAGTCCATAGATCTCTTTTATGTTATCGTTTCCAGTGTGTTTATTACGTAGTGAATGTTTTGTTAATAATAATATAGTACTCCCTCTGTTTTGTTTTGATATGTAAGTAGTTTTAGCAAAAAATGTTTGTTTCACAATGTAAGATATTTACATAATCCAAAGCACATTTTACATTTATTACATGTTGTGTGACCAATCAAATAATTCATACATTTTTATTATTGGTTGAATTTATGTATTAAATGCTATTTTTTCAAAAGTAAAAATTTTCTTAATATTCACACTTTTAACTAAAACTACTTACAAATAAAAATAAAGGAAGTATAAGTACTACGCATTCACTACCAAAAAATTGAATTGATGGAAACTCATTTGTTTTTACGATTTTTCCTGTACACATTTTAATAAAGAGGAATTGTCAAAAATACTATTTTCCTTATACCACTTTTCAATTATACCTTAACCAACTTTACCACTAAATTTTTAACATGCAAAATATCATTGTACCCCTCATTTCATTAATTTAACCTAGATCTATTTCTTCTCCAAATGTATGTCACAAGATGAAATTGAAATCAAATTGAGACGAGCTCCAACGAGATCTCTGGCGAACTCGGCGATCTCCAGCGAACTCGGCGATCTCCGACGAACTCGACCGACGAATTCGGCTATCTTCAAGTTTGTTTGTTTGTTGTTATTTTTTCAATAGAGAAAGTGTTTGCGTGAGGATGAGTTGTTATCGAGGTATACTGATTACTTTGCAAAGGCACTCTCCGGAGTATCGTTCCCATGTGTGAAGATGTTTAACGAGTCTTCTAATTTGTCCACTCTCATCGATGTGAGCCCCAGATTTGCTTTGATTTAATTTAAAAAAAAGTCACAGTCTTTGATTTGATTCTCTCCGATCATCTCGTCTCTTCTTGTAGGTTCCCTTGTCTCATATTCCTCAATCTATCTACGGAACAACACGCAATTGGATGAACCTGCTTCCAGTTGAAGTTTTGTATTTCTCTGTACTGCGTGCCTTTGATCAGATCCTCCTTGATTTGGAAGCACAACAAGGGGGTGGTGACAACTCCAAATCTCAGGTGATCTATCTCAAATTCGCTTGTTGATGTGATTCAATGGTTTAATTCGTTTTTTTTTTTTTTTTTTTTTTTGTCATCAAATTGTCTTATAACTTATAAGCCTTTTAAAATGGTTATAGACTCTTATAAATGATTTAAAGACCTTCTAACTGATTTCTTTTATAAACATTTTATAAACGGTTTATAGACTTTTCAAACTTCTTTATAAGCCTTTATAAATGGTTTATATACTCTTACAAATAATTTATAAACATTTATAAATGATTTACAAATTTTATAAATGATTTACAAACTTTATAAACTGTTTTTAATAAATTTTATAAAAGATTTATAAACTCTTATTTACTCTTATTGATTATTTACATATTCTTGTAAGCCCTTATAGATTATTTTACAAACTCTTATAAATTGTTTTATAAACCTTTCTAAATGTTTATAGATTCTTATGAATGATTTAGGGACTTTAGGAATTTTATAGAAGCATGAAGAAACAAATTGTTTACATTGTTGGAGCTTAAAAAAGCTTATGAGGATAAGCATTATGTGCATTTGGTCATGGGGTTTTCCACAGGTGGAGAGTTGTTCGATAGGATTATTGCTACATGAAATTACTTGGAGAAAGCAGCTGTTTTTTTTGTTGAGAAACATTGTTCAGATTGTGCTTACTTGTCATGACATGGAGCTATTCACAGGGATTTGAAGCCTGAGAATTTTCTGTTGCTGAACGAAGATGAGAACTCTCCTCTCAAAACCATTAACTTTGGTCTCTCCGATTTCTACAAGCCAGGAAATGTGTTCAAGGATATAGTGGGTGATGCTTATTACATAGCACTAGAGGCTTTGAAAAGGAAGTATGAATCAGAAGCTGTTATTTGAAGTATTGGTGTCATATTGTCTATCATCTTATGTGGTGTCTCACCTTTCTGGACTGGTAAAAATATTCATTTCATTATATCTAGAGATTATTTTTTAATATAAAAAATGTATTCATGTGTTGATTACCTGATAATCATATGATAATCATAGAATCGGAGAATGGAATATTCAACGCCATATTAAAGGACTTGTTACATCATATGTCATGTATTTATATTTAAGCTTTTATAAATATTTATAACTGATTTACATACTCTTAAATTGATCTATAAAACTTTATAAAATGATTTTTAACTCTCTATGATTTATAAACTCTTATAAATTCGTTGTAAAAAATGTTATAAACTCTTACTATTACACATATAAATAAAAGTATTATTTATTTTTAACCAATTTATAAAGACTTATAAATAATTATAAACTCTTATTGATGGGTACATTTTTATAAGAGTTTATAAATGATACACAATACCTTTTAAATTTTTACAAAGGAAATACCAGTTTATATACATTTATAACATTTTATAAATTGATTTATAAGAGTTTATAAACTGATTTATTATTTTATAAACTGATTTAGGGTTTATAAGGT
Coding sequences within:
- the LOC106295447 gene encoding dof zinc finger protein DOF1.1 encodes the protein MVFSSDWSQPTNSNHQQHQLHENGSLVSGHGLLSHQLQPYPPNPNPNHHHAAASSGLPARLGGSMAETARQAKAPPPVGARKCPRCDSLITKFCYYNNYNLTQPRYFCKACRRYWTYGGAQRNVPVGGGSRRNSKKGKNGNSKSSSSSSKQSSSTVNAPSSNSGQLRTNHQFPFLPTLHNLTQLGGIGLNLAATNGNYCQAHQIGPSLMNDLGFLHVGNGQTGNIHDNNNNSFENNLMAAAGSMNQFTLFDPATGLHAFQNESNIGNNFGISFSSTSMVDSRAYQTTPVKMEEQPSLGNLSRPVSSLTPPGNQTNQYFWTNSDLSGPSSNDHHQLL